A single genomic interval of Perca fluviatilis chromosome 19, GENO_Pfluv_1.0, whole genome shotgun sequence harbors:
- the LOC120548576 gene encoding dual specificity protein phosphatase 13-like — MTVRGCSNQSKGNRQQGHNRVVLHPINLEMTDIKPISEVRCGDSEQRNISATNPEEEEESTCATKDSKRTWEIPSLQELEELLHSAPRSCRHGDEVWPDLYLGDMFMSHDKLGLWQLGITHVLNAAHGKLCCKGSDDFYGTTVKYYGVPANDLPTFDLSPYFYPAAEFIHLALASGGKVFVHCAVGVSRSAALVLVYLMIHHHLSLLSSIRCVQQKRWIFPNRGFLRQLIALDRKLKDEGLNEPK; from the exons ATGACAGTCAGAGGCTGCAGCAACCAAAGCAAAGGCAACAGACAGCAGGGGCATAACAGAGTAGTTTTACACCCTATAAACTTAGAAATGACAGATATTAAACCAATCTCTGAGGTTAGATGTGGAGACTCTGAGCAGAGAAACATCAGCGCCACAAACccagaagaggaggaagagtccACATGTGCGACAAAGGATTCAAAGAGGACGTGGGAGATCCCGTCTCTCCAGGAGCTGGAGGAGCTTTTACATTCAGCTCCACGCTCCTGTCGCCACGGAGATGAAGTGTGGCCAGACCTGTATCTGGGGGACAT GTTTATGTCTCATGACAAGCTTGGGCTCTGGCAGCTGGGCATCACTCATGTGCTGAACGCAGCACATGGGAAACTGTGCTGTAAGGGCAGTGATGATTTTTATGGAACCACGGTGAAATACTACGGCGTCCCGGCCAACGACCTGCCAACATTTGACCTTTCACCTTATTTCTACCCTGCTGCTGAGTTCATCCACCTGGCTTTGGCATCAGGAG GAAAGGTGTTTGTGCACTGTGCTGTGGGTGTGAGTCGCTCAGCTGCGTTGGTCCTAGTCTACTTGATGATTCATCACCACCTAAGTCTTCTGTCCTCTATACGCTGTGTGCAACAGAAACGCTGGATTTTCCCAAACAGAGGCTTCCTGCGACAGCTTATAGCCCTGGACCGaaaactgaaggatgaagggTTGAATgagccaaaataa
- the LOC120548051 gene encoding dual specificity phosphatase 29 gives MSSCVVKSRSRNPYTAVQVDPDSDYITPGTLDLEQLFWTGTGAQYAHVNQVWPSVYIGDEKTALELPGLRDLGITHVLNSAEGKWNNVLTGADYYTDVGIQYYGVEADDKPTFNISQYFCPATQFIHEALSHPQNKVLVHCVMGRSRSATLVLAYLMMKHSLTVVDAVEHVRQRRCILPNHGFLKQLRALDITLQEERLKQKREMKHQ, from the exons ATGTCCTCCTGTGTGGTGAAGTCCAGAAGCAGGAACCCATACACAGCGGTGCAGGTAGACCCAGACAGTGACTACATCACACCGGGGACATTAGACCTGGAGCAGCTGTTCTGGACCGGCACCGGGGCTCAGTATGCACATGTCAACCAGGTCTGGCCCAGTGTCTACATCGGGGACGA gaaaacggctctggagctgcCTGGCCTGAGGGATCTGGGTATCACACATGTCCTTAATTCAGCAGAGGGAAAGTGGAATAATGTGCTGACTGGTGCTGATTACTACACTGACGTGGGCATCCAGTACTACGGTGTAGAAGCTGATGACAAACCCACCTTCAACATCTCCCAATACTTCTGCCCTGCAACCCAGTTCATCCACGAAGCCCTCAGTCACCCACAGA ACAAGGTGCTGGTGCACTGTGTGATGGGTCGGAGCAGGTCAGCGACTCTGGTCTTGGCATACCTGATGATGAAACACAGCTTAACTGTGGTGGATGCTGTTGAGCATGTGCGACAGCGCCGCTGCATCCTGCCCAATCACGGCTTCCTAAAACAGCTCAGAGCCCTGGACATCACGTTACAAGAGGAGAGGCTTAAACAAAAAAGAGAGATGAAACACCAGTAA
- the LOC120548577 gene encoding dual specificity protein phosphatase 13-like: MLHSNSHLLSSVTELPTLVLKGRWTQTVCWRSTLCPGRMSGSNQLQDLVLIKELELILDSCTLELTPVDEVWPNLYIGNVAVAQSRKKLHNLGITHVLNAAHSKQGSIGDQSFYGNTSVYFGIPAEDSDHFDLSQYFKPAADFIHKALKSEDGKVLVHCIMGVSRSATLVLAFFMLRQRLSLRDALRHVVQKRAIYPNRNFLSLLLKLDEQLTLKRRLCPLL; encoded by the exons ATGCTGCATTCAAACAGTCACCTGCTGTCGTCAGTCACTGAGCTGCCCACTCTGGTGCTGAAGGGACGGTGGACGCAGACAGTCTGTTGGAGGAGCACTCTGTGTCCGGGTAGAATGTCGGGGAGCAACCAGCTACAGGACCTAGTGCTCATTAAAGAACTAGAGCTCATCTTGGATTCCTGCACACTGGAGCTCACACCAGTGGATGAAGTCTGGCCCAACCTGTACATAGGAAATGT GGCTGTGGCACAGAGTAGAAAGAAATTACATAATCTTGGCATCACTCATGTCCTGAACGCAGCACACTCCAAGCAGGGCAGCATCGGTGACCAGAGTTTTTATGGGAACACCAGCGTTTACTTTGGCATCCCAGCAGAGGATTCTGACCACTTTGACCTCAGTCAGTACTTCAAACCTGCAGCTGACTTCATACATAAAGCCCTGAAGAGCGAAGATG GAAAAGTGCTGGTCCATTGCATCATGGGCGTGAGTCGATCGGCCACTTTGGTCCTGGCTTTCTTCATGTTGCGACAGCGTCTTTCTCTGAGAGACGCTCTGAGGCATGTCGTCCAAAAACGAGCCATTTATCCCAACCGGAACttcctgtctctcctcctcaagcTGGATGAACAGCTGACACTCAAACGGAGGTTGTGTCCTCTTCTCTGA
- the dusp13a gene encoding dual specificity protein phosphatase 13: MSLSDPPYEPPSVSELQEFLLADRRPTGHVNQVWPNLYIGNEVAARDKDTLHSLGITHIVNAAHRPTNPGAGPCFYVNTGPRFYRDMTVEYYGVEADDAIEFILSPFFYPTARYIGAALAIGGRVFVHCLMGVSRSATLVLAFLMIVEGLRLPQAVAAVRPHRDICPNPGFLLQLRSLDMGLERERRRRRQAQTL, encoded by the exons ATGTCCCTCAGTGATCCACCGTACGAGCCTCCTTCTGTCTCAGAGCTGCAGGAGTTCCTGCTGGCAGACAGACGACCTACAGGACATGTCAATCAAGTCTGGCCTAACCTTTACATAGGAAACGA GGTGGCGGCTCGTGACAAGGACACTCTCCACAGTCTGGGCATAACTCACATTGTAAATGCTGCTCACCGACCCACCAACCCTGGCGCCGGCCCCTGTTTCTACGTCAACACTGGCCCACGTTTCTACAGAGACATGACAGTGGAGTATTATGGGGTGGAGGCTGATGATGCAATAGAATTCATCCTTAGTCCTTTCTTTTACCCGACAGCACGATACATCGGAGCTGCACTGGCCATAGGAG GACGGGTGTTTGTCCACTGTCTGATGGGCGTGAGCCGCTCTGCAACATTGGTGCTTGCCTTCCTGATGATTGTTGAGGGCCTGAGGCTGCCGCAGGCGGTGGCTGCTGTCAGGCCGCACAGAGACATCTGTCCCAACCCAGGCTTCCTGCTGCAGCTCCGCAGCCTCGACATGGGcctggagagggagaggaggaggcgtCGACAGGCCCAAACACTGTAA
- the LOC120548575 gene encoding sphingomyelin synthase-related protein 1-like codes for MAPPGDSVSAWSCKRVAQWLQEEGFGEYVELLCAQHRLDGPSLLALTEADLRGPPLGLTVLGDIKRLTIALRRLQRQNQAQLEVKGLLPTHRLPAGLSAGAAGSEWSCDEADRSYNGGDGLCNGTELRLRNGHRSGYSSGAAVCHTHSNGRYRQHLAGRLDPEVWKTIISSIYVFFVFGFTSFVMVIVHERVPDMRTYPPLPDIFLDSVPRIPWAFAMAEACGLILCYMFLLILLLHKHRSILFRRLCSLMGTVFLLRCCTMFVTSLSVPGQHLKCASKTYGDSWGKIQRALLIWSGFGMTLTGVQTCGDYMFSGHTVVITLLNFFVTEYTPRTWNLIHTISWVLNLFGIFFILAAHEHYSIDVFIAFYITTRLFLYYHTLANTRAYQQSRRARIWFPMFSFFECNVNGPVPNQYHWPFNKPAFMKTLIG; via the exons ATGGCACCGCCAGGGGACAGTGTGAGTGCCTGGAGCTGTAAGCGAGTGGCCCAGTGGCTGCAGGAAGAAGGCTTCGGGGAGTATGTGGAGTTATTGTGTGCCCAGCACCGCCTGGATGGCCCCAGCCTGCTGGCTCTGACTGAGGCTGACCTGCGCGGGCCTCCACTGGGCCTCACCGTGTTGGGAGACATCAAGAGGCTGACCATAGCCCTTCGCCGGCTCCAGAGACAGAACCAGGCCCAGCTGGAGGTGAAGGGTCTCCTGCCTACACACCGCCTCCCTGCTGGGCTCTCGGCGGGCGCCGCAGGGAGTGAGTGGAGCTGTGATGAGGCTGACAGGAGTTATAACGGAGGGGATGGCTTGTGTAACGGGACTGAGCTGAGGTTGAGGAATGGTCACAGATCTGGATACAGTTCAGGAGCTGCAGTGTGTCATACACACTCCAATGGGAGGTATAGGCAGCACCTGGCAGGCAGATTGGACCCAGAGGTGTGGAAGACGATCATCAGTTCCATATATGTCTTTTTTGTGTTTGGATTCACATCTTTTGTCATGGTCATCGTACATGAGCGTGTCCCGGACATGAGGACGTACCCACCACTGCCGGACATATTTCTGGACAG TGTTCCCAGAATCCCCTGGGCTTTTGCAATGGCTGAGGCCTGTGGCCTCATCCTGTGTTACATGTTTCTGTTGATCCTGCTCCTCCACAAACACAG GTCCATTCTCTTCAGACGACTGTGTTCTTTGATGGGAACTGTGTTTTTGCTTCGTTGTTGCACCATGTTTGTCACCTCGCTCTCTGTGCCTGGGCAGCACCTGAAGTGTGCCAGTAAG ACATACGGGGATTCCTGGGGAAAGATACAGAGGGCGTTACTGATCTGGAGTGGATTTGGGATGACTCTGACAGGCGTCCAAACGTGTGGAGACTACATGTTCAGTGGGCACACTGTTGTTATCACATTGCTCAACTTCTTTGTAACTGAAT ACACTCCACGAACCTGGAATCTGATTCACACCATCTCCTGGGTGTTGAACCTGTTTGGGATTTTCTTCATCTTGGCTGCTCACGAGCACTACTCCATCGATGTCTTCATCGCCTTCTACATCACCACCCGCCTCTTCCTCTACTACCACACGTTAGCCAACACCCGTGCCTACCAGCAGAGCAGGAGGGCGCGCATTTGGTTCCCCATGTTCTCTTTCTTTGAGTGCAATGTCAACGGACCTGTCCCCAACCAGTATCACTGGCCCTTCAACAAACCAGCCTTCatgaaaactctgattggataG
- the ap3m1 gene encoding AP-3 complex subunit mu-1 has product MIHSLFLINHSGDLFLEKHWKSVISRSVCDYFFEAKEKAVDPENVPPVLQTPHHYLITIYRDKLFFLSVIQTEVPPLFVIEFLHRVADTIQDYFGECSESVIKDNVVTVYELLEEMLDNGFPLATESNVLKEMIRPPTILRSVVNTLTGGSNVGDTLPTGQLSNIPWRRAGVKYTNNEAYFDVIEEIDAILDKSGSTVFAEIQGVIEACVRLTGMPDLTLSFMNPRLLDDVSFHPCVRFKRWESERVLSFIPPDGNFTLMNYHVSSQNLVAIPVYVKQSITFFEMGPCGRLDITIGPKQTMGKTVEALMVTIHMPKAVLSANLTPTQGNYTYDLATKVLVWDIGKLNPQKLPNLRGSLSLQAGAPKPEDNPSLNIDLKIQQVAISGLKVSRLDMYGEKYKPFKGVKYLTKAGKFQVRT; this is encoded by the exons ATGATCCACAGTCTGTTCCTGATTAATCACTCGGGAGACCTCTTCCTGGAGAAACACTGGAAGAGTGTCATCAGCCGGAGTGTGTGTGATTACTTTTTCGAGGCGAAGGAGAAGGCAGTGGACCCGGAGAATGTGCCCCCTGTCCTGCAGACCCCACACCACTATCTCATCACCATATACAGGGACAAGCTCTTCTTCCTTTCTGTCATTCAGACTGAAGTCCCGCCACTGTTTGTCATTGAGTTCCTGCACAGAGTGGCAGACACAATTCAG GACTACTTTGGAGAGTGCTCTGAAAGTGTAATCAAGGACAATGTGGTGACCGTGTATGAGCTGTTGGAGGAGATGCTGGACAACGGCTTTCCACTAGCAACAGAGTCCAACGTCCTCAAAGAGATGATCAGGCCTCCCACCATCCTGCGATCAGTTGTCAATACGCTCACAG GAGGTAGTAATGTTGGAGATACATTACCAACTGGTCAATTGTCCAATATCCCATGGAGGCGGGCTGGTGTTAAATACACTAATAATGAGGCATATTTTGACGTGATAGAGGAAATCGATGCCATTCTGGACAAATCAG GTTCGACAGTATTTGCAGAGATCCAGGGTGTAATTGAAGCCTGTGTGAGGCTCACTGGGATGCCTGACCTGACTCTGTCCTTTATG AATCCTCGTCTCCTCGATGATGTTAGTTTCCACCCATGTGTGCGGTTTAAGCGCTGGGAGTCTGAGCGCGTCCTCTCTTTCATCCCGCCAGATGGAAACTTCACACTCATGAACTATCATGTCAGCTCTCAAAA TCTCGTGGCCATTCCAGTGTACGTGAAGCAGAGCATCACTTTCTTTGAGATGGGACCTTGTGGTCGCCTGGACATCACAATCGGACCCAAACAGACCATGGGGAAGACGGTGGAGGCCTTGATGGTCACTATCCACATGCCTAAAGCTGTGCTCAGTGCCAACCTCACACCCACACAGGGAAACTACACCTACGACCTTGCTACCAAG GTGTTGGTTTGGGACATTGGGAAACTGAATCCCCAGAAGCTTCCTAACTTAAGAGGCAGCCTGAGTCTGCAGGCAGGAGCCCCCAAACCTGAAGATAACCCATCACTCAACATTGACCTGAAGATTCAGCAGGTGGCCATATCAG GTCTTAAGGTCAGTCGGCTTGACATGTATGGAGAGAAATACAAGCCGTTTAAAGGGGTCAAATATCTGACTAAAGCAGGGAAATTCCAAGTGCGGACCTGA
- the LOC120548485 gene encoding dual specificity phosphatase 29-like, which produces EENITYLTEIRQILWTNRKPVAPVNQVWPNLYIGDESVASVSYFDNSGKTNYFVKVYIQYLSMYLPGKVFVHCAMGVSRSGHLICHGLSSAEAIIAVRLNRDIGPNSGFLAQLELSVSLQSRQITEERADTS; this is translated from the exons GAGGAGAACATAACATATCTGACAGAGATAAGGCAAATTCTTTGGAccaacaggaagccagtggcACCTGTCAATCAAGTCTGGCCGAACCTGTACATTGGAGATGA gtctGTGGCGTCAG tttcctactttgACAATTCTGGTAAAACAAATTATTTCGTCaaagtgtatatacagtacttaTCCATGTATCTTCCAGGAAAGGTGTTTGTGCACTGTGCCATGGGTGTCAGCCGCTCTGGTCATCTGATCTGCCATGGCCTGTCTTCAGCGGAGGCCATCATCGCTGTGCGTCTGAACCGGGACATTGGACCCAACTCTGGATTTCTGGCGCAGCTGGAGCTGAGCGTCAGTTTGCAGAGCCGACAGATCACAGAGGAGCGCGCTGACACATCATGA